The sequence CTCTATACTTACTCAGGATGATAAGGACGCACTCATGAATAAGAAATTGATAATCGGGCTAATTTTAGTTGCAGCGATTGTATTACTCGGCATCAACTTCGGTCAGTACTTCACTTTAGAAAACGCCAAAGCTCAGCAATTAGCGCTCAATACGCATATTGAAAATAATTTCGTATTGTCAGCGGCTATCTACTTTATTGGCTACGTATTTGTTACGGCCTTTTCCATTCCTGGCGCTGCTGTGGTGACTTTACTTGGCGCGGCACTGTTTGGCTTCTGGACGAGCTTACTATTGGTCTCATTTGCCAGCACCATTGGCGCAACCTTAGCCTTTTTAAGTAGTCGCTACCTTCTGCGTGACTGGGTACAAGCTAAGTTTGGAGCTAAACTTGATGCCATTAACAAAGGC is a genomic window of Vibrio neonatus containing:
- a CDS encoding TVP38/TMEM64 family protein codes for the protein MNKKLIIGLILVAAIVLLGINFGQYFTLENAKAQQLALNTHIENNFVLSAAIYFIGYVFVTAFSIPGAAVVTLLGAALFGFWTSLLLVSFASTIGATLAFLSSRYLLRDWVQAKFGAKLDAINKGVERDGAFYLFSLRLIPVFPFFLINLLMGLTPISVVKYYVFSQLGMLAGTMVYLNAGTQLAEIDSLSGIVSPTVLASFALLGLFPLIAKWIMGKIRPQNGSSPA